Proteins from a genomic interval of Streptococcus oralis:
- a CDS encoding CbrC family protein — MNPYLQEYITRTREYHAKDGKPSSVAALYDLADELAKSDDLEAKKVLVDLYEQLGLYTSAYSLFTEILDKPDRKQKKKLSRLQEMNQSHGDRYALPRPLRKEDKKQSQELLQSLPHFLYHPDPLATGSFVEGEAKLCPSCGKESNIYYDLIPYCIDNIENLCPFCIANGQAAKKFDAEFIQDAEWQGELDPEKNQLLFCQTPGYSSWQGEYWLSCCQDYCAYLGTVGTRELKDMGIAEQVLADYEAREEYQEVEDYLVKDGPICGYLFRCLHCQKYHIWVDAD, encoded by the coding sequence ATGAATCCATATTTACAAGAATATATCACCCGGACAAGGGAATACCATGCTAAAGATGGAAAGCCTTCAAGTGTTGCGGCACTCTATGATTTGGCTGATGAATTAGCTAAGTCTGATGATTTAGAAGCTAAAAAAGTCTTAGTTGACCTCTATGAACAATTGGGTCTCTACACTAGTGCCTATAGCTTATTTACCGAAATCTTAGATAAACCAGATCGAAAACAGAAAAAGAAACTGAGCCGTTTACAAGAAATGAATCAGAGTCATGGTGATCGTTATGCCCTTCCTCGTCCCCTAAGAAAAGAAGATAAAAAGCAGAGTCAGGAGTTATTACAGTCTTTGCCACATTTTCTCTATCATCCAGATCCCTTAGCTACAGGTTCATTTGTTGAAGGAGAAGCCAAGCTTTGTCCATCTTGTGGGAAAGAAAGCAATATTTATTATGACTTGATCCCTTATTGTATTGACAACATAGAGAACCTTTGTCCATTTTGTATTGCAAATGGTCAAGCAGCTAAAAAATTCGATGCAGAATTTATCCAAGATGCCGAGTGGCAGGGTGAATTGGATCCAGAAAAGAATCAGCTGCTTTTTTGTCAGACCCCAGGCTACTCTAGTTGGCAGGGAGAATATTGGCTTTCTTGTTGCCAAGATTATTGTGCTTACTTGGGTACAGTTGGAACTCGAGAATTGAAGGATATGGGAATCGCTGAGCAAGTTTTGGCAGACTATGAAGCGCGTGAAGAATATCAAGAGGTAGAAGACTACTTGGTCAAAGACGGGCCTATCTGTGGTTATTTGTTTAGATGTCTACATTGTCAAAAATACCATATCTGGGTTGATGCAGATTAA
- a CDS encoding DUF4261 domain-containing protein produces MKFLKNLFARKKEKSEKKKQLILSMPLFKGKQAYSLDQVVQELKSHWALEISEVSGDDSSATFVIDGALVALALMDLPIPSQEFEELYAYSYLWQDVEKETQEHTQHAIVSILSDNLSPVETYSLLTKVNASILKTSQSAIGIYQGSTTLLLPKDLYLDLTDLLKEEMLPLQLWIYIGIINQGDKTSIYTYGLKEFGRTEIEIIESPMNSDDLYYFLLSILQYVLGSDVTLKDGETIGFSEDQKIKITESKAVYLEGNSLKLDV; encoded by the coding sequence ATGAAATTTTTAAAAAATCTATTTGCTAGGAAGAAAGAAAAGTCAGAGAAGAAAAAACAACTGATCTTGTCCATGCCGCTCTTCAAAGGCAAGCAGGCCTATTCTTTAGACCAGGTCGTTCAGGAATTGAAATCTCACTGGGCGCTTGAAATTTCTGAAGTTTCTGGGGATGATTCTAGTGCAACCTTTGTGATTGATGGTGCTCTCGTTGCGCTGGCTTTAATGGATTTGCCTATCCCAAGTCAAGAATTTGAAGAATTGTATGCCTATTCTTACCTCTGGCAGGATGTTGAGAAGGAAACACAAGAGCACACACAACACGCCATTGTTTCTATCCTGTCTGACAATCTTTCGCCAGTAGAAACTTATTCCCTATTAACTAAAGTCAATGCCTCTATCTTAAAAACTAGTCAATCAGCTATTGGTATTTATCAGGGTTCTACCACCTTGCTCTTACCCAAAGATCTTTATCTAGACCTGACTGACCTTTTGAAAGAAGAAATGCTTCCACTTCAACTCTGGATTTATATAGGAATTATCAACCAGGGAGATAAAACTAGTATTTACACTTATGGTTTGAAAGAGTTTGGAAGAACTGAGATTGAAATTATCGAGTCTCCTATGAATAGCGATGATTTATATTATTTCCTCCTGTCTATTCTTCAGTATGTTTTAGGCAGTGACGTCACCTTAAAGGACGGTGAAACCATTGGCTTTTCAGAAGATCAAAAAATCAAAATCACTGAGTCAAAAGCCGTCTATTTGGAAGGAAATTCCTTGAAATTAGATGTTTAA